The following proteins are co-located in the Hippoglossus stenolepis isolate QCI-W04-F060 chromosome 23, HSTE1.2, whole genome shotgun sequence genome:
- the il13ra1 gene encoding interleukin-13 receptor subunit alpha-1, giving the protein MTVTPGLLAALTLSAMLTVSRCDAENQLPPPTNLSLKWLDEFAVNMSWSWEKPESLPDQCKITYVLVLVQEQRLPEKKEQVKLLTWRNHIENCVTENMDSDHCTYTVHAICEPSYAGWSPSTFVTETAKRKEPRAELVRDFQCLITQDALNCSWIPVNPSLNLTISYRACLSTHNNGSLKACVQPYSTGTRNGCYVKDADIYICIYIESKIGWSFIKPGFAIPSPDLRIREDNKHLKLTWSPPKFGEKCIWIYELCHTQCSEPRKCRNFTYTHSNQNETPSNQNEMPYNRHCRYEFRSRWITSKYCTGVVGFWSEIVPYGTDNPPDRTLTYAAIIIPTILFVCIILSCYCFRKHSDIICPNTPDPSAIFKEMVMSGNKEHKTENLYTPMPEAVESCKVTLINQSGAPQENS; this is encoded by the exons ATGACGGTGACTCCGGGGCTCCTCGCCGCTTTAACGCTCAGCGCCATGTTGACGGTTTCCCGCTGCgatgcag AGAACCAGCTTCCTCCTCCAACAAACCTGTCACTCAAGTGGCTCGATGAGTTTGCTGTGAACATGTCCTGGTCCTGGGAAAAGCCTGAGTCACTGCCAGACCAGTGTAAGATCACATACGTGCTCGTTCTGGTGCAGGAGCAGCGActtccagaaaaaaaagag caggTGAAGCTCCTGACTTGGAGAAACCACATCGAGAATTGTGTCACAGAGAACATGGATTCTGATCATTGCACGTACACTGTTCATGCCATCTGTGAACCATCCTACGCTGGTTGGAGTCCGAGCACTTTTGTGACTGAAACCGCTAAAAGAAAAGAGCCACGAG CTGAATTGGTGAGGGATTTCCAATGTCTCATTACACAAGATGCACTGAACTGTTCATGGATCCCGGTGAATCCGTCTCTGAACCTGACGATATCCTATAG GGCTTGTCTCTCAACTCACAACAACGGCAGTTTGAAAGCATGTGTTCAACCTTACAGCACTGGAACAAGGAACGGTTGTTACGTGAAAGACGCTGACATTTACATCTGCATTTACATTGAGTCCAAAATTGGATGGAGCTTCATCAAACCTGGATTCG CAATACCTTCACCAGACTTGAGGATCAGAGAAGACAACAAGCACCTCAAGTTAACATGGTCACCTCCAAAGTttggagaaaaatgtatttggatATACGAATTGTGCCACACACAATGCAGTGAGCCCAGA aaatGCCGGAACTTCACCTACACGCACTCGAACCAGAATGAGACGCCCTCGAACCAGAATGAGATGCCCTACAACCGTCACTGCCGTTACGAGTTCCGGTCCAGATGGATTACCAGCAAATATTGCACAGGAGTAGTCGGCTTTTGGAGTGAAATTGTACCTTATG GTACGGACAACCCTCCCGACAGGACGCTGACCTACGCGGCCATCATTATCCCCACCATTTTGTTCGTCTGCATCATTCTGTCCTGCTACTGCTTCAGGAA GCACAGCGACATTATTTGCCCCAACACACCAGATCCCTCGGCAATATTCAAAGAAATGGTGATGAGCGGAAACAAAGAACATAAg accGAAAATCTGTACACGCCCATGCCAGAGGCCGTTGAGTCCTGCAAAGTCACCCTCATAAACCAAAGTGGCGCGCCGCAGGAAAACTCCTGA
- the LOC118102383 gene encoding uncharacterized protein LOC118102383 isoform X1, which yields MTGTTGSLSLLLLARLFLTVESQTVLPPQNLSLLWIEDIKPMLTWTQPQHSGTNCTYVVRDNDEDIATNKTCASLPWSWQKTFLKLSVQTVCDEGKSKSTVLDGSYPEMVRNVKVYWYSAENASVFWEPAVPGTVVDFFYRLLKQNLSRPCCDPLPSLQECSSYSFTEGVRTGCELQVDLMQSIQILFKGTENKKLFRNTFEMWPLKDFIVKLPPLEWTVTKTVNTFNINWITPRTRDHFKKFVLNITECETLMAIPITTEIEQTSTEWTVKPHCRYHMTMQAVYKVFTTPWSEEKSFDADADPNAYLYAVVLIPLMLAGLTALTFVCCREHIWKKNHIFPKVPQPRDFLTDISDSNNKSTVGYLYFPAEEENCTISLVLEPEIDKQTKLCSCDNHQKTDESLLSSC from the exons ATGACCGGGACGACTGGAAGTTTGTCCCTGCTCCTTTTGGCTCGTCTCTTCCTGACGGTGGAGTCCCAGACGG TGTTACCACCACAGAATCTGTCCCTGCTCTGGATCGAAGACATTAAACCTATGTTGACCTGGACACAACCACAGCACTCAGGGACGAACTGCACCTATGTCGTGAGAGACAATGACGAAGACATCGCAACTAACAAA acTTGCGCTTCTCTTCCCTGGAGCTGgcaaaaaacatttctgaaattaTCCGTTCAAACTGTCTGTGATGAAGGAAAAAGCAAGTCAACTGTCCTCGACGGCTCTTATCCAG AGATGGTGAGGAATGTGAAGGTCTACTGGTACTCTGCAGAAAACGCCAGCGTCTTCTGGGAGCCAGCCGTTCCCGGGACAGTTGTTGATTTTTTCTATCG ACTGCTGAAACAGAATCTTAGTAGACCTTGTTGTGACCCCCTCCCTTCCCTGCAAGAGTGCTCGTCGTACAGTTTCACCGAAGGCGTCAGGACCGGCTGTGAGCTGCAGGTCGACCTCATGCAGAGCATTCAAATCTTGTTCAAGGGGACGGAGAACAAGAAGCTTTTCAGGAACACCTTCGAGATGTGGCCGCTAAAGGATTTTATTG TGAAACTGCCTCCCCTTGAGTGGACAGTAACAAAGACTGTGAATACATTCAACATCAACTGGATTACCCCTCGCACCAGAGATCATTTTAAGAAGTTCGTGCTTAATATCACTGAGTGTGAGACATTAATG GCTATACCGATAACAACAGAAATAGAACAAACATCAACTGAGTGGACCGTGAAGCCTCACTGTCGGTACCACATGACGATGCAAGCTGTGTACAAAGTATTCACTACACCGTGGAGTGAGGAGAAGTCTTTTG ATGCAGATGCCGATCCTAACGCGTATCTGTATGCAGTGGTCCTCATCCCATTGATGTTAGCTGGCCTGACAGCCCTGACCTTTGTGTGTTGCAGGGAGCACATATG GAAAAAGAATCACATCTTCCCCAAAGTACCACAACCTCGGGACTTCCTCACAGATATTTCTGACAGCAACAATAAG agcACTGTTGGCTATCTGTACTtcccagcagaggaagagaactGTACAATCTCACTGGTGTTAGAGCCTGAAatcgacaaacaaacaaaactctgCAGTTGTGACAATCATCAAAAGACTGATGAAagtctcctgagctcctgttGA
- the LOC118102383 gene encoding uncharacterized protein LOC118102383 isoform X2 translates to MTKTSQLTNWQKTFLKLSVQTVCDEGKSKSTVLDGSYPEMVRNVKVYWYSAENASVFWEPAVPGTVVDFFYRLLKQNLSRPCCDPLPSLQECSSYSFTEGVRTGCELQVDLMQSIQILFKGTENKKLFRNTFEMWPLKDFIVKLPPLEWTVTKTVNTFNINWITPRTRDHFKKFVLNITECETLMAIPITTEIEQTSTEWTVKPHCRYHMTMQAVYKVFTTPWSEEKSFDADADPNAYLYAVVLIPLMLAGLTALTFVCCREHIWKKNHIFPKVPQPRDFLTDISDSNNKSTVGYLYFPAEEENCTISLVLEPEIDKQTKLCSCDNHQKTDESLLSSC, encoded by the exons ATGACGAAGACATCGCAACTAACAAA CTGgcaaaaaacatttctgaaattaTCCGTTCAAACTGTCTGTGATGAAGGAAAAAGCAAGTCAACTGTCCTCGACGGCTCTTATCCAG AGATGGTGAGGAATGTGAAGGTCTACTGGTACTCTGCAGAAAACGCCAGCGTCTTCTGGGAGCCAGCCGTTCCCGGGACAGTTGTTGATTTTTTCTATCG ACTGCTGAAACAGAATCTTAGTAGACCTTGTTGTGACCCCCTCCCTTCCCTGCAAGAGTGCTCGTCGTACAGTTTCACCGAAGGCGTCAGGACCGGCTGTGAGCTGCAGGTCGACCTCATGCAGAGCATTCAAATCTTGTTCAAGGGGACGGAGAACAAGAAGCTTTTCAGGAACACCTTCGAGATGTGGCCGCTAAAGGATTTTATTG TGAAACTGCCTCCCCTTGAGTGGACAGTAACAAAGACTGTGAATACATTCAACATCAACTGGATTACCCCTCGCACCAGAGATCATTTTAAGAAGTTCGTGCTTAATATCACTGAGTGTGAGACATTAATG GCTATACCGATAACAACAGAAATAGAACAAACATCAACTGAGTGGACCGTGAAGCCTCACTGTCGGTACCACATGACGATGCAAGCTGTGTACAAAGTATTCACTACACCGTGGAGTGAGGAGAAGTCTTTTG ATGCAGATGCCGATCCTAACGCGTATCTGTATGCAGTGGTCCTCATCCCATTGATGTTAGCTGGCCTGACAGCCCTGACCTTTGTGTGTTGCAGGGAGCACATATG GAAAAAGAATCACATCTTCCCCAAAGTACCACAACCTCGGGACTTCCTCACAGATATTTCTGACAGCAACAATAAG agcACTGTTGGCTATCTGTACTtcccagcagaggaagagaactGTACAATCTCACTGGTGTTAGAGCCTGAAatcgacaaacaaacaaaactctgCAGTTGTGACAATCATCAAAAGACTGATGAAagtctcctgagctcctgttGA